Proteins co-encoded in one Brassica oleracea var. oleracea cultivar TO1000 chromosome C4, BOL, whole genome shotgun sequence genomic window:
- the LOC106342953 gene encoding uncharacterized protein LOC106342953, giving the protein MSSLVYCRRFLLRSSSSIDSVHSSSISWFLLSSRRRTLSSVSDTKTEDAKRKRPPLKSFTVNYLVNSCGLSLESAKSRSRFVKFSSSKRPDSVLALLKNNGFTFEQITRVVKSFPSILIVNPDAVLLPKLLFFRSIGLTSADTAKLISNCPTTLSLSLQNRLIPCYDSLKSILVEKESILKCLRRGYWIFTLDTVKYLAARLSLCRDAGVKDQSIRRLVQNGPLVFFCSERKFNEVLTRVRSFGFDPKKMYFIHAMLVFFHVSESTVERKFELYQQFGWSRGEFVAAFMRFPNCVKISDEKIKGTMEYLVNNAGLKASAVAMQPFVLGLSLEKRIKPRNMVISDLLSKGFVKKEDLNYFQILKVKECVFVDKFVLKFQQVSSLQPSL; this is encoded by the coding sequence ATGTCAAGTTTGGTATACTGCCGACGCTTTCTCTTGAGATCTTCTTCTTCGATTGATTCCGTACACTCATCTTCCATTTCGTGGTTTCTGCTGAGTAGTAGAAGAAGAACATTGAGTTCAGTCTCCGACACGAAAACAGAGGACGCCAAAAGAAAGAGACCACCTTTGAAATCGTTCACTGTAAATTATCTCGTGAATTCATGTGGGTTGTCCTTGGAATCTGCTAAATCGAGGTCTAGATTCGTAAAGTTTTCATCTTCCAAGAGACCAGACTCTGTCCTCGCCCTCCTCAAGAACAACGGCTTCACCTTTGAACAGATCACCAGGGTCGTCAAATCATTCCCTAGTATCCTCATAGTTAACCCAGACGCAGTTCTCTTGCCAAAGCTCTTGTTCTTCCGTTCAATCGGGCTAACGAGCGCTGACACAGCGAAACTGATCTCGAATTGTCCCACAACGCTGTCACTCAGCTTGCAGAACAGGCTGATCCCTTGCTATGATTCTCTCAAGAGCATACTCGTTGAGAAGGAGAGTATCCTCAAATGTCTGAGACGCGGGTATTGGATTTTCACTTTGGACACTGTGAAGTACTTGGCTGCAAGGCTTTCTCTTTGTAGAGATGCTGGAGTTAAAGACCAAAGCATCAGAAGATTGGTCCAAAATGGTCCGCTTGTGTTCTTCTGCTCAGAGAGAAAGTTTAACGAGGTTCTGACCAGAGTACGCAGCTTCGGTTTTGATCCGAAGAAGATGTATTTCATTCATGCTATGTTGGTTTTCTTTCATGTCAGTGAATCAACTGTGGAGCGCAAGTTTGAGCTGTACCAACAGTTTGGTTGGTCCAGAGGCGAGTTTGTGGCAGCGTTCATGAGGTTTCCAAACTGTGTGAAGATATCGGATGAGAAGATAAAGGGAACCATGGAGTACCTTGTAAACAATGCTGGTCTGAAGGCCAGTGCAGTTGCTATGCAGCCTTTTGTTTTGGGTCTGAGTTTGGAGAAGAGAATCAAACCAAGGAACATGGTGATCTCTGATCTTCTGTCTAAAGGGTTCGTGAAGAAAGAGGATTTGAACTATTTCCAGATCCTTAAGGTTAAAGAATGTGTTTTTGTGGATAAGTTTGTTCTCAAGTTTCAGCAGGTTTCTTCTCTCCAGCCATCCCTATAG